A stretch of the Desulfobaculum bizertense DSM 18034 genome encodes the following:
- a CDS encoding MlaE family ABC transporter permease, translating to MLNRLKAFVIRTGQKTLRETGPLFQMFVICYESAKSALRLRFLNPAVLRVLVDQIHFHGIRSLPGIAFLATIAGVIAVHYILSILTSLGAYDLIGGWLVRSMLHEIAPITVIVYLGFRSGASIIIEIAAMHLHGEIDTLHSLNINLADYVAMPRLLALLIAGPSLTFAFCIVGLVGGFFIMGFSEPITFGSYVDSIAYALSLSDLGIMFLKSFFFSLALGVISLQRGRMINTLATDLSYRLTQCIIELISFIVILEIVFIFTSW from the coding sequence TTGCTGAATCGACTCAAGGCGTTTGTCATACGCACAGGTCAAAAGACACTGCGCGAGACCGGGCCGCTTTTCCAGATGTTCGTCATCTGCTACGAGAGCGCCAAAAGTGCTTTGCGCCTGCGCTTCCTCAATCCGGCTGTTTTGCGGGTGCTGGTTGACCAAATCCACTTCCACGGCATTCGCTCTTTGCCGGGAATTGCATTTTTAGCCACCATCGCGGGTGTTATTGCCGTCCACTATATCCTTTCAATCCTGACAAGCCTTGGAGCCTATGACCTTATTGGTGGCTGGCTGGTCCGCAGCATGCTCCACGAGATAGCGCCAATCACAGTTATCGTTTACCTCGGCTTTCGTTCTGGTGCGAGTATCATCATTGAGATAGCGGCCATGCACCTGCATGGAGAAATAGACACTCTGCATTCGCTGAATATCAACCTTGCTGATTACGTTGCCATGCCGCGCCTGCTAGCGCTGCTCATTGCGGGGCCAAGCCTCACCTTTGCGTTCTGTATTGTTGGTCTGGTGGGCGGATTCTTCATCATGGGATTCTCGGAACCGATTACGTTTGGCTCATACGTCGATAGCATTGCCTACGCACTCTCACTTTCAGACCTTGGCATCATGTTCCTCAAATCCTTCTTCTTCTCACTGGCCCTTGGAGTCATTTCACTCCAGCGCGGGCGCATGATCAACACACTCGCGACAGACCTCTCGTACCGCCTCACGCAGTGCATCATTGAACTTATAAGCTTCATTGTCATTCTGGAGATTGTTTTCATCTTTACAAGCTGGTAA
- a CDS encoding MlaD family protein, whose product MNRIQKQTQKEFKVGLFVLITFGLLLSTLLWVAEKRGLFAETVTYYVLSSTGENVERGTPVRLSGFPIGQVSRVSLERSSTVEFEIKILEEHQEWMKKDAQIILVQGAFIGKTFLQLVPGSKAAQILPEGSEIQLHKVGGFDEILQEARPVLENLKGIVADIKTITAQVAADDGPYQNILHNISAMSDDMRSTDSLAGYLTASRRPAERMDSILAKMDALLSNTNARVSDLRPLQADLNGLIKETRLFMEELRVMQETLKPSVTDVAETAEEIRKASSNLVRLRHQAEETLKQGNQVLKKFNHTWPLSSGTRTYPQDFPTP is encoded by the coding sequence ATGAACCGTATCCAAAAGCAGACACAAAAAGAATTTAAGGTCGGACTCTTCGTCCTCATTACCTTTGGCCTGCTTCTTTCCACATTACTTTGGGTAGCAGAAAAACGCGGACTCTTCGCAGAAACCGTCACATACTACGTCCTCAGCTCCACAGGTGAAAACGTGGAACGCGGAACCCCTGTTCGCCTGTCTGGATTTCCTATTGGGCAGGTTTCGCGGGTGAGCCTTGAACGCTCCAGCACTGTAGAATTTGAAATTAAAATTCTGGAAGAACACCAGGAGTGGATGAAAAAGGACGCACAAATCATTCTGGTGCAGGGAGCATTTATTGGGAAAACCTTTCTCCAGCTCGTGCCGGGTTCGAAGGCCGCACAAATACTGCCTGAAGGCTCAGAAATTCAACTTCATAAAGTTGGCGGTTTTGATGAAATACTCCAGGAAGCTCGACCTGTTCTGGAAAATCTTAAGGGCATCGTGGCAGACATAAAAACCATTACCGCACAGGTCGCGGCAGACGATGGCCCGTATCAAAATATTCTGCACAATATCTCTGCCATGTCCGACGACATGCGAAGCACAGACAGCCTTGCAGGATACCTCACCGCGTCCAGACGACCCGCCGAACGAATGGACTCCATACTTGCCAAAATGGACGCACTGCTGAGTAACACAAACGCCCGCGTTTCTGATCTGCGTCCGCTACAGGCAGACCTGAATGGTCTGATAAAAGAAACACGACTGTTTATGGAAGAGCTTCGCGTCATGCAGGAGACACTCAAGCCTTCTGTCACAGACGTAGCAGAAACAGCAGAAGAAATACGCAAAGCCAGCTCAAATCTCGTCCGCCTCCGACATCAGGCCGAGGAAACACTCAAACAGGGCAACCAGGTTCTCAAAAAATTTAACCATACATGGCCCCTGTCCTCCGGTACCCGGACATATCCCCAAGATTTCCCGACGCCATAA
- a CDS encoding hemolysin family protein, producing MEDDSEGLFSSLFGKMFGHRSDQVQKSILDARQDGDLSPLEVTILMNVLRLRPKQVREIMVPRTDIQCADIEAPLEEISELILSCGHSRIPIYKENRDNIVGIIHAKDLLQVCNKHQKEQPHCAEIMRKPLFIPDTKPVTDMLQVFRSTKMHLAIALDEYGGTSGLVTFEDVMEEIVGEIEDEYDKPRPEEIQILSDSTVLANGRTTLDEIGERLNLDLNSDQVETLSGYICELAGRVPEQGEVFRIDGHSFEVKDADPKQIHWVLIKPAQPEPSENTDDE from the coding sequence TTGGAAGACGACTCGGAAGGATTGTTTAGTTCCCTTTTTGGAAAAATGTTTGGTCACCGAAGTGACCAAGTTCAAAAAAGCATTCTTGATGCCCGACAGGACGGTGATCTTTCGCCACTGGAAGTCACGATCCTTATGAATGTGCTACGCCTTCGGCCCAAGCAGGTTCGCGAAATCATGGTCCCGCGCACAGATATTCAGTGTGCTGACATCGAAGCACCTTTGGAGGAAATCTCCGAGCTTATTCTTTCCTGCGGTCATTCCCGAATTCCGATCTATAAGGAAAACCGGGACAATATTGTTGGAATAATTCACGCCAAAGATCTGCTCCAGGTCTGCAACAAGCACCAAAAAGAGCAGCCTCACTGCGCAGAAATCATGCGCAAACCTCTCTTCATTCCCGATACCAAGCCTGTCACTGACATGCTTCAGGTTTTCCGCTCCACCAAAATGCACCTGGCAATTGCTCTGGATGAATACGGTGGCACCTCTGGTCTGGTGACCTTTGAGGACGTCATGGAGGAAATCGTCGGAGAAATCGAAGACGAGTATGACAAACCGCGGCCAGAAGAAATTCAGATATTGAGCGACAGCACCGTACTTGCGAATGGTCGCACGACACTTGATGAAATTGGCGAACGCCTGAACCTTGACCTCAACTCTGATCAGGTCGAAACCCTGAGTGGATACATCTGCGAACTTGCAGGACGAGTTCCAGAACAGGGCGAAGTCTTCCGCATCGATGGACACAGCTTCGAGGTCAAGGACGCAGATCCAAAACAGATCCACTGGGTGCTCATTAAACCCGCCCAGCCGGAACCTTCAGAAAATACGGACGACGAATGA
- the lnt gene encoding apolipoprotein N-acyltransferase encodes MIHIALAFAMCCIGAWFGFANQIQHQPFLVLFLPAGLALLGMGAKSIGKAFRHGLIAGALAYAGAMYWVAFPIHDYGNLPWVLAVPCPILLGLYCGLYAGFFSACLHWGEKRLPALIAGLFAICLWSGLEAVRGWLFTGFPWIPLASAFAPYPFMIQGAVLFGAYGLSGLLAGAASLLILGRGKLVPSAVALSLVALLAGFGTYALSLNPKTTGTARVALVQGNINQAHKWDSEYQEGTVDRYRELTLSAIKAMSPELAIWPETAMPFYFQETSLLSSRVRTLARNNHMYILSGAPGYTPRPNAQGYDIHNRAFLVGKDGGSAGIYDKQHLVPFGEYVPFGRYLPFLDKLVQGAGDFTPGSKNAPLNAGPMKLGVLICYETIFPELAQARVSAGANVLVNISNDAWFGNSSAPYQHLDISILRAVEQGRWILRGTNTGISAIIDAHGRIQKQGSLFRAETVNFSDVQLISELTPYHQVRTTLQIACAVALLFMLLGGWLAGPRKKQSTHVLD; translated from the coding sequence ATGATACACATCGCTCTTGCTTTCGCCATGTGCTGCATTGGTGCGTGGTTTGGTTTTGCAAACCAGATCCAGCACCAGCCTTTTCTTGTTCTCTTTCTTCCTGCGGGGCTAGCCCTCCTTGGAATGGGGGCCAAAAGTATTGGTAAAGCATTTCGGCATGGACTGATAGCAGGAGCGCTAGCCTACGCAGGAGCAATGTACTGGGTTGCTTTTCCAATCCATGACTATGGAAATCTTCCGTGGGTTCTTGCCGTTCCCTGCCCCATTTTGCTCGGTCTCTACTGTGGACTCTATGCTGGCTTTTTTTCCGCGTGTCTTCACTGGGGAGAAAAGCGACTTCCTGCACTGATCGCCGGACTTTTCGCCATATGCCTCTGGTCTGGACTGGAAGCTGTGCGCGGCTGGCTCTTTACAGGTTTCCCCTGGATTCCACTGGCCTCAGCATTTGCCCCATATCCTTTTATGATACAGGGCGCTGTTCTTTTTGGGGCTTACGGGCTTTCTGGACTTTTGGCAGGAGCCGCTTCCCTGCTCATTCTTGGGCGCGGAAAACTCGTTCCTTCTGCTGTCGCCCTCAGCCTTGTAGCCCTGCTTGCAGGCTTTGGCACCTATGCACTCAGCCTTAACCCCAAAACAACCGGGACTGCGCGAGTTGCACTCGTACAGGGCAACATCAATCAGGCTCACAAGTGGGACTCTGAATATCAGGAAGGAACCGTCGACCGATACCGCGAGCTGACGCTCAGTGCGATCAAAGCCATGTCCCCAGAACTTGCCATCTGGCCCGAAACAGCCATGCCATTCTACTTTCAAGAAACAAGTCTCCTGAGCAGCAGAGTGCGCACGCTGGCTCGAAACAACCACATGTACATCCTGTCTGGTGCCCCCGGCTACACGCCGCGTCCCAATGCACAGGGCTACGATATTCACAACCGGGCGTTTCTGGTTGGCAAGGATGGTGGCAGTGCAGGCATTTATGACAAGCAGCACCTCGTTCCATTCGGGGAATATGTTCCGTTTGGACGCTACCTTCCATTCCTTGACAAGCTTGTACAGGGAGCTGGGGATTTTACTCCCGGCAGCAAAAATGCCCCGCTCAATGCAGGCCCAATGAAGCTCGGTGTTCTGATCTGCTACGAAACCATCTTCCCAGAGCTGGCACAGGCACGAGTTTCTGCAGGAGCCAACGTTCTGGTAAACATTTCCAACGACGCATGGTTTGGGAACTCCTCGGCACCGTATCAGCATCTGGATATTTCGATCCTGCGAGCGGTTGAACAGGGCCGATGGATTTTGCGCGGAACGAACACTGGCATTTCAGCCATCATTGATGCACACGGCAGAATCCAGAAGCAGGGTTCCCTGTTCCGGGCTGAAACAGTAAATTTCTCAGACGTTCAGCTCATTTCCGAGCTTACTCCATACCATCAGGTGCGCACAACGCTTCAAATCGCCTGTGCGGTTGCCCTGCTCTTTATGCTCCTCGGCGGATGGCTCGCCGGGCCACGAAAAAAGCAGAGCACTCATGTGCTTGATTAA
- the prfB gene encoding peptide chain release factor 2 (programmed frameshift), with amino-acid sequence MLQYHDLKTQGSSLLKDFSSLWGRLDREQSKDRLADIEMDLSQPGAWDKPELLTPLLQEKSHLTDLVDQWDTLLAAKEELEEWLEMAKDEQTQDILEALDDQIQLFQKKLEEAELNTLLAGANDSAPALLEIHPGAGGTEAQDWAEMLLRMFVRWAERHDFKVKILDQLPGDEAGIKSVTLLIDGVNAFGLLKSERGIHRLVRISPFDSSGRRHTSFASVDVYPDVTRDIEIEIRDEDVRIDVFRASGAGGQHVNKTSSAVRLTHAPTGIVVSCQNEKSQHRNKEIAFKILKARLYEREQDKIAQEKQAQYADKDAIAWGSQIRSYILQPYRMVKDHRTSTDITQVDDVLDGDLDTLIRNYLLYIHAKKQA; translated from the exons ATGTTGCAGTATCACGATCTCAAAACTCAGGGTTCCTCACTCCTCAAAGACTTCTCCAGCCTTTGGGGGCGTCTT GACCGGGAACAGAGTAAAGACCGTCTCGCAGATATAGAAATGGACCTGTCCCAGCCTGGAGCATGGGACAAGCCAGAGCTGCTCACTCCACTCCTTCAGGAAAAAAGCCATCTGACTGACCTTGTTGACCAGTGGGACACGCTGCTCGCAGCCAAGGAAGAGCTTGAAGAATGGCTGGAAATGGCCAAGGATGAGCAGACTCAGGATATTCTTGAGGCGCTCGACGACCAGATTCAGCTTTTTCAAAAAAAGCTTGAAGAAGCAGAGCTGAATACTCTGCTTGCAGGAGCAAATGACTCAGCGCCTGCACTTCTGGAGATTCATCCCGGCGCAGGAGGCACGGAAGCTCAGGACTGGGCAGAAATGCTGCTCCGCATGTTTGTCCGCTGGGCTGAACGCCATGACTTCAAAGTCAAAATTCTTGACCAGCTTCCCGGTGATGAAGCAGGCATCAAGTCTGTGACCCTGCTCATTGACGGAGTCAATGCGTTTGGTCTGCTCAAGTCAGAACGCGGCATTCACAGGCTGGTCCGCATTTCTCCATTCGACTCTTCCGGTCGACGCCATACCTCATTTGCTTCGGTGGATGTCTACCCAGACGTCACACGCGACATTGAAATTGAAATCCGTGACGAGGATGTTCGTATTGATGTCTTTCGCGCAAGCGGAGCCGGCGGCCAGCACGTCAACAAGACAAGCTCCGCTGTTCGCCTGACTCACGCACCGACGGGAATTGTGGTATCGTGTCAGAATGAAAAATCTCAGCACCGAAACAAGGAAATTGCTTTCAAAATTCTGAAAGCACGCCTGTACGAGCGGGAACAGGATAAAATAGCCCAGGAAAAGCAGGCTCAATATGCTGATAAGGATGCCATTGCCTGGGGGAGCCAGATTCGCTCTTACATTCTCCAGCCCTATCGCATGGTAAAAGACCACCGCACCAGCACAGATATCACTCAGGTTGATGACGTACTGGATGGCGATCTTGACACCCTCATCCGAAATTATCTGTTATACATCCATGCCAAAAAACAAGCTTAA
- a CDS encoding GGDEF domain-containing protein, which produces MAKDNGLEDWIAFPFSQSKQPFLGLLQDTLVDLAYKTEHDPLTNLFNKRAFERSFRNEVERARRSSTSLSLIMLDIDDFKDINDKYGHAAGDNVLLELARILLTETRHYDISARVGGDEFSIILPGAGLLRARTMVDRLLTSIRNCRLFDSSTQQKIRFTCSAGIVTYKGMVDSNPPDLLLLADKALYQAKADGKNGVACAPLQDAVSTMQATLVDSNEKKFLFTGN; this is translated from the coding sequence TTGGCGAAAGACAACGGGCTTGAAGACTGGATAGCGTTTCCGTTTTCCCAGTCCAAGCAGCCGTTTTTGGGCCTTTTGCAAGACACGCTCGTGGACCTTGCCTACAAGACAGAGCACGATCCACTCACGAATCTGTTCAACAAACGGGCCTTTGAACGAAGCTTTCGAAATGAGGTAGAGCGCGCACGCCGTTCAAGCACATCTCTTTCCCTTATCATGCTCGACATTGATGATTTCAAAGACATCAATGACAAGTATGGTCATGCCGCAGGAGACAATGTTTTGCTTGAACTGGCCCGCATACTGCTCACCGAAACTCGACATTATGACATCTCCGCACGTGTTGGCGGTGATGAATTTTCAATTATCTTGCCCGGTGCCGGACTTTTGCGCGCGCGCACAATGGTCGACAGACTGCTCACATCCATCAGGAATTGTAGACTTTTCGACTCCAGCACCCAACAAAAAATACGTTTTACCTGCTCTGCCGGTATCGTAACGTACAAAGGCATGGTCGACAGCAACCCGCCCGATCTGTTATTATTAGCTGACAAAGCCCTTTATCAGGCAAAAGCAGATGGGAAGAATGGTGTTGCTTGTGCCCCACTACAGGATGCCGTTTCGACAATGCAGGCAACACTCGTAGATTCGAATGAAAAGAAATTCCTCTTTACGGGAAATTAA
- a CDS encoding MinD/ParA family protein — MDNSGQEVSSFSIVSGKGGVGKTNLALNLGYALHKASHQVILMDCDLGLANLDVLLGLAPDKNLQDLLMGNASVEEIVVPIESPNFDFLPSASGVPELIDLDEDLQNSIFDKLKSVMDQYDFLLMDIGAGISKTVLRFASLSKERIVVISPEPTSLTDSYALIKVLSTEYNIRSFRIVVNQVESLEDGKMSFARLNSACKRFLNLELSYLGAVRTDPAVPTAVIRQVPLLKYAPSSKAGKDILALAVKLKRIREKQLEEHFSQENS, encoded by the coding sequence ATGGACAATAGCGGACAAGAGGTTTCGAGTTTTTCCATCGTAAGCGGAAAAGGCGGCGTTGGAAAAACGAATCTGGCGCTCAACCTTGGTTATGCGCTACACAAGGCGAGCCACCAAGTTATTCTTATGGATTGCGATCTCGGCCTTGCCAATCTGGACGTCCTCCTCGGACTTGCTCCAGACAAAAACCTGCAAGACCTGCTCATGGGAAACGCATCCGTCGAAGAGATTGTTGTCCCCATCGAATCCCCAAATTTTGACTTTCTCCCCTCTGCCTCTGGCGTCCCAGAACTCATAGACCTTGACGAAGACCTCCAGAACAGCATCTTTGACAAGCTCAAATCTGTTATGGACCAGTACGACTTTCTTTTGATGGACATTGGAGCAGGCATCAGCAAAACAGTTTTGCGTTTTGCTTCCCTCTCAAAAGAACGCATTGTCGTCATCTCCCCAGAGCCAACCTCTCTTACCGACAGTTACGCCCTCATCAAGGTTCTTTCTACAGAATACAATATTCGCAGTTTCCGAATCGTTGTAAATCAGGTAGAATCTCTTGAGGATGGTAAAATGAGTTTCGCACGACTCAATAGCGCCTGCAAAAGATTCCTCAACCTCGAACTCAGTTACCTCGGTGCCGTTCGCACAGACCCTGCTGTGCCTACTGCTGTCATCCGGCAGGTACCGCTTTTGAAATATGCGCCAAGCTCAAAAGCAGGCAAAGACATTCTGGCCTTGGCCGTCAAGCTCAAACGTATTCGGGAAAAACAGCTCGAAGAGCACTTTTCACAAGAGAATTCTTAA
- a CDS encoding HU family DNA-binding protein, whose translation MNKSELIKTLAEQKDMHIDDAAVVVNTFFDSIKDSLKHEERVEIRGFGSFKLKDYGGYTGRNPKTGDIVDVNPKKLPFFRPGKELKEYVND comes from the coding sequence ATGAACAAAAGTGAACTGATTAAGACTTTGGCAGAACAAAAAGACATGCATATTGATGATGCAGCCGTCGTCGTCAATACATTCTTTGACTCCATCAAAGATTCCCTGAAGCACGAAGAGCGCGTCGAAATTCGCGGCTTTGGCAGCTTCAAGCTGAAAGACTACGGTGGGTACACAGGCCGCAACCCCAAGACTGGCGACATCGTTGACGTCAACCCCAAAAAGCTCCCATTCTTCCGCCCCGGTAAGGAACTGAAAGAATACGTCAACGACTAA
- a CDS encoding UshA-like (seleno)protein family 2 has protein sequence MSRLALFLLLLAALCLGPCSSNAYAGDDLKLVFTSNSFGKYKPCPSUSKKTLGGLDRRATLFASLQRMDPQGNKTLFIAGPFEFSSLLPEDAHSNGPAHLAKYLTAAYSWLNYSLGYLAPADAQWLQMNDARLPSNWMVGGSRLRTAIKKVKAGRVGFILLPTLPDSQKLVSEDQYTKIQETALKLRQKVSLVVGISPWGYLAEKKFLDSHPPLFDILLGGGKGPGLGGRLTNEKKTLWLRAYSQGRAVSILHVISFPDRKDPHWEWQPGHNIIPDYRPLRDDIPHEPQMVKLLQQHFPNAR, from the coding sequence TTGTCTCGACTTGCCCTCTTCCTCCTCCTGCTTGCTGCTCTGTGTCTGGGTCCCTGTTCCTCAAACGCGTATGCTGGCGATGATCTCAAACTCGTCTTCACGTCAAACAGTTTTGGGAAATACAAACCCTGTCCTTCATGAAGCAAAAAAACTCTAGGCGGTCTGGACCGACGCGCCACTCTTTTTGCAAGCCTTCAGCGAATGGACCCACAGGGCAATAAGACACTTTTCATTGCAGGGCCGTTTGAATTTAGCTCTCTTCTCCCCGAGGATGCTCATTCAAACGGTCCCGCTCATCTTGCGAAGTACCTGACCGCTGCGTACTCGTGGCTTAACTATTCCCTCGGATACCTCGCCCCTGCTGACGCTCAGTGGCTCCAGATGAATGACGCCCGACTTCCATCAAACTGGATGGTCGGCGGATCGCGGCTTCGCACCGCCATCAAAAAAGTCAAAGCTGGACGCGTCGGCTTTATTCTGCTCCCCACTCTTCCTGACTCTCAAAAACTCGTCTCCGAAGATCAATACACAAAGATTCAGGAAACTGCCCTCAAACTTAGGCAAAAAGTCTCTCTCGTCGTAGGGATAAGCCCTTGGGGTTACTTGGCAGAAAAAAAATTCCTTGACTCTCACCCCCCTCTCTTTGACATTCTTCTTGGTGGCGGAAAAGGCCCCGGCCTCGGAGGCCGGCTGACAAACGAGAAAAAAACGCTCTGGCTTCGTGCATACTCCCAAGGCCGTGCCGTGAGCATTCTCCATGTCATTTCTTTTCCTGACCGCAAAGACCCTCACTGGGAATGGCAGCCCGGGCACAACATCATCCCCGATTACCGCCCCCTGCGTGATGACATTCCTCATGAGCCTCAGATGGTGAAGCTCCTGCAGCAGCATTTCCCCAATGCCCGCTAG
- the dapF gene encoding diaminopimelate epimerase produces MTYCPSATVPFYKMQGSGNDFVVIDNRTLKLPREAMSEWASKICPRAFGVGADGLIFLENAPEGSELDFVWHFYNADGSRAEMCGNGSRCAARLGHELGFGSRTLVFGTDAGPIHAEVSESLDIVKVELTPPLDLALNAELDVDGQKISVHFVNTGVPHAVTIWDDVASLDVVKLGRALRNHPHFAPAGTNVNFIEIKDKNHILIRTYERGVEGETYACGTGNAASALIAHELGLVDAEVELTTSGNEILNISIEKDTVFLQGKAIKTYKGEMYLEALGITPGEEMRQCAHEL; encoded by the coding sequence ATGACTTATTGCCCTAGTGCAACTGTCCCATTTTATAAAATGCAGGGCAGTGGAAACGATTTCGTTGTTATCGACAACCGCACCCTCAAGCTCCCCCGCGAAGCAATGTCTGAGTGGGCATCAAAAATCTGCCCCCGCGCCTTTGGCGTCGGTGCCGATGGCTTGATCTTTCTCGAAAACGCCCCAGAAGGCAGCGAACTCGACTTTGTCTGGCATTTCTACAACGCCGATGGCTCTCGCGCAGAAATGTGCGGAAACGGCTCTCGTTGTGCCGCCCGCCTTGGTCACGAACTTGGTTTCGGCTCCCGTACCCTCGTTTTCGGTACTGACGCCGGTCCCATTCACGCCGAAGTCAGCGAAAGCCTCGACATCGTTAAAGTCGAACTGACTCCGCCTCTCGACCTCGCGCTCAATGCAGAACTCGACGTCGACGGACAAAAAATTTCCGTTCACTTTGTGAACACCGGCGTCCCTCATGCCGTTACTATCTGGGACGATGTCGCATCTCTCGACGTCGTTAAGCTGGGACGCGCTCTTCGAAATCACCCACATTTTGCACCTGCTGGTACAAATGTGAACTTTATTGAAATTAAAGATAAAAACCATATCCTGATTCGGACATACGAACGAGGTGTTGAAGGCGAAACTTACGCCTGCGGAACAGGTAACGCCGCCTCCGCCCTCATCGCTCACGAGTTGGGACTGGTCGACGCAGAAGTCGAACTCACCACCTCCGGTAATGAAATTTTGAATATCTCTATTGAAAAAGATACAGTTTTCCTCCAAGGTAAGGCTATAAAGACTTATAAGGGTGAAATGTATCTTGAAGCTCTGGGAATCACTCCCGGAGAAGAAATGCGTCAATGCGCGCACGAGCTGTAA
- the dapA gene encoding 4-hydroxy-tetrahydrodipicolinate synthase, whose translation MQFQGALSALVTPFKNGEVDEEAYREFIEWQIEEGIDGVVPCGTTGESATMSHEEHGRVISICVDQVKGRVPVLAGAGSNNTREAIQLTKFAKDAGADGALLITPYYNKPTPSGLVAHFQAIADEVSMPFVIYNVPGRTGLNVQPQTLLDIKKAVPDVIGIKEATGNIRQVSEMLELCADGDCFCMLSGDDFTVLPLLAVGGCGVISVVSNIMPGEMSAMCKAFEDGDMRKAQELHYQMAPLSRAMFCESNPIPVKTALSMMKRMPEEFRLPLVPMLPEHKAELRVLLEKNNLL comes from the coding sequence ATGCAATTCCAGGGAGCTCTTAGTGCTCTGGTCACGCCGTTCAAGAACGGCGAAGTCGACGAGGAAGCCTACCGAGAATTTATCGAATGGCAAATTGAGGAAGGTATCGACGGTGTCGTCCCCTGTGGAACCACCGGCGAGTCTGCGACTATGTCTCATGAAGAGCATGGCCGCGTTATTTCCATCTGTGTCGATCAGGTTAAAGGTCGCGTCCCCGTTCTTGCGGGTGCCGGATCTAACAATACCCGTGAGGCCATCCAGCTTACCAAATTTGCGAAAGACGCTGGAGCCGACGGCGCGCTGCTCATTACTCCCTATTACAATAAACCGACCCCTTCCGGACTTGTCGCTCACTTTCAGGCCATCGCTGACGAAGTCTCCATGCCCTTCGTGATCTACAACGTCCCCGGTCGTACTGGTCTGAATGTTCAGCCTCAGACCCTGCTCGATATCAAAAAAGCCGTCCCCGACGTCATCGGCATCAAAGAAGCAACTGGCAATATTCGCCAGGTCTCCGAAATGCTCGAACTCTGCGCCGATGGTGACTGCTTCTGCATGCTCTCCGGCGACGACTTCACCGTCTTGCCACTCCTCGCCGTTGGCGGCTGTGGCGTTATCTCCGTCGTCTCCAACATCATGCCCGGCGAAATGTCCGCAATGTGTAAAGCATTCGAGGATGGCGACATGCGCAAAGCTCAGGAGCTTCATTATCAGATGGCTCCCCTCTCCCGCGCTATGTTCTGCGAAAGCAACCCCATCCCCGTCAAGACTGCCCTCTCCATGATGAAACGCATGCCCGAGGAATTCAGACTCCCACTCGTCCCCATGCTCCCTGAGCACAAAGCCGAGCTACGTGTCCTCCTCGAAAAAAATAACCTCCTTTAA